A DNA window from Impatiens glandulifera chromosome 7, dImpGla2.1, whole genome shotgun sequence contains the following coding sequences:
- the LOC124945193 gene encoding uncharacterized protein LOC124945193, which produces MARNGRITTIGIRIYSSILLFAITAYPSLAYRPGDIIPMSKMGQYHSSRTVWHDMIGRHCPIFSVNREVLIPIPKPTGFTGADPYKISFQVGKEKFLVPWLLVINRKSSEVPMIDFHLRYAGGDLLGITAKVVDMPHKYVEMHPDIRKQFWDQEHWPKHVLARYTWDEQSEIDVVSGFYVLFGSGLMMTLILSIYVLQSSRDKFSRFVQETVIQSSMSSGELAKVE; this is translated from the exons ATGGCTAGAAATGGCAGAATTACCACCATCGGCATAAGAATCTACAGCTCAATACTTCTATTTGCGATTACGGCTTACCCTTCTCTCGCCTACAGACCCGGTGATATCATTCCAATGAGCAAGATGGGTCAATACCATTCT TCAAGAACAGTCTGGCATGACATGATTGGCCGTCACTGCCCTATATTTTCCGTGAATCGAGAG GTTTTGATACCAATACCAAAGCCAACGGGTTTCACTGGTGCTGATCCTTACAAAAT ATCATTTCAAGTTGGAAAAGAGAAGTTTTTGGTTCCATGGCTTTTAGTAATCAATAGGAAGAGTTCGGAGGTTCCAATGATTGATTTTCATTTG AGATATGCTGGGGGTGATTTGCTAGGCATCACTGCCAAAGTTGTGGACATGCCACACAAGT ATGTTGAAATGCACCCAGACATTCGAAAACAATTCTGGGATCAAGAACATTGGCCAAAACACGTTCTTGCTAGATACACATG GGATGAGCAATCCGAGATAGATGTGGTTTCTGGATTTTATGTTCTGTTTGGATCAG GGCTTATGATGACTTTAATTCTATCCATCTACGTCTTGCAGTCTTCTAGAGATAAATTTTCGAG GTTTGTGCAGGAGACCGTGATACAAAGCAGTATGTCAAGCGGAGAATTAGCTAAGGTCGAATGA